From Calothrix sp. PCC 6303, a single genomic window includes:
- a CDS encoding sensor histidine kinase — protein sequence MLTSSLVQSAIVIIIVLGAGIMGLCILQTRKILSLFNTESDRRSWQIMFSLMIFFLGGYSLSAYLIGSGLFEWIPLLTGMVFFFGSLFVLFSVDIYYKTLLRLFQVQKDYRMAKENAESALSQLQQSQTSQMQLIHRETMLGLAKMVAGVAHEINNPMTFIYANLDYLDEYTQGLLRIIAVYTTQYPQSNTKVLNTLTEVDLEYIKVDLPKLIGSMEVGVNRINKIVESLQNFSRLNQTESKFADIHEGINSTLDILQHRLKLSNTHQILVIKEYGSIPQIDCNPGVLNQVFFSLINNAIDALIQKAANFSKIGDETPTIWIHTSKFQQHVVISIADNGCGMSESVRNNIFRPFFSTKPTGQGTGLGLSVSHQIVVEQHRGSIKCSSVENERTEFLITLPIRDICK from the coding sequence ATGTTAACTTCTTCACTTGTTCAATCCGCTATTGTCATCATTATTGTCCTAGGTGCTGGCATTATGGGATTGTGCATACTGCAAACGCGAAAAATTCTGAGCCTATTTAATACCGAAAGCGATCGCCGAAGTTGGCAAATAATGTTTTCGCTGATGATTTTTTTCCTCGGTGGTTACTCTTTATCTGCCTATTTGATTGGTAGTGGACTTTTTGAGTGGATACCTTTACTCACCGGGATGGTATTTTTTTTCGGGTCACTATTTGTTCTTTTCAGCGTGGATATCTACTATAAGACGCTGTTACGACTTTTTCAAGTACAGAAAGACTATCGTATGGCAAAGGAGAATGCTGAGTCAGCATTGTCTCAATTACAACAGTCCCAGACTAGCCAAATGCAGCTAATTCATCGGGAAACTATGCTTGGTTTGGCGAAAATGGTTGCTGGCGTTGCCCATGAAATCAATAACCCAATGACTTTTATTTATGCCAACTTAGATTATTTGGATGAATATACCCAGGGTTTACTAAGAATTATAGCAGTTTATACTACTCAATACCCACAGTCAAATACCAAAGTTCTCAATACTTTGACTGAGGTTGACTTAGAGTATATCAAGGTAGACCTGCCAAAATTAATCGGCTCGATGGAGGTAGGAGTAAATCGTATTAATAAAATCGTAGAATCACTACAGAATTTCTCACGCTTAAATCAAACTGAGAGTAAATTCGCCGACATCCACGAGGGTATTAACAGTACACTTGACATTTTGCAGCACCGTCTGAAACTCAGTAACACTCATCAGATATTAGTGATCAAGGAATATGGTTCCATTCCTCAGATTGATTGCAATCCTGGAGTTTTAAATCAAGTATTTTTCAGCTTAATTAATAATGCTATAGATGCACTGATACAAAAAGCAGCTAACTTCAGTAAAATAGGAGATGAAACACCGACTATTTGGATTCATACGTCTAAATTTCAGCAGCATGTTGTAATTTCAATTGCTGATAATGGTTGTGGTATGAGCGAGTCTGTTCGCAATAACATTTTCAGACCTTTTTTTAGCACTAAACCCACTGGTCAGGGAACTGGCTTAGGTTTATCTGTTAGCCACCAAATTGTTGTTGAACAACATCGTGGTTCTATTAAATGTTCTTCCGTTGAGAATGAAAGAACTGAATTTTTAATCACACTTCCTATTCGAGATATATGTAAATAG
- a CDS encoding DUF1818 family protein: MQRILKTGNGWRIGWNPSAPKYQGLVGSDNWAVELTEPEFNDFCRLFTQLTETIKQIAGELMDEEKISLEAESDLVWMEIEGYAQNYSLRLILNSGRGAEAAWEADAVPGFWQAVNTLQVF, translated from the coding sequence GTGCAACGCATTCTCAAAACTGGAAATGGCTGGCGTATCGGCTGGAATCCATCAGCACCAAAATATCAAGGTTTGGTTGGTAGTGATAATTGGGCAGTTGAACTAACAGAACCCGAATTTAATGACTTTTGTCGATTATTTACCCAGTTAACTGAAACAATCAAACAAATAGCTGGGGAATTAATGGATGAGGAAAAAATTTCCCTTGAAGCCGAGAGTGATTTAGTTTGGATGGAAATTGAAGGTTATGCCCAAAATTATAGCCTTAGATTGATTCTCAATTCTGGCAGAGGCGCGGAAGCAGCATGGGAAGCTGACGCAGTTCCCGGTTTTTGGCAAGCCGTAAACACGTTGCAAGTTTTTTGA